The following are from one region of the Equus asinus isolate D_3611 breed Donkey chromosome 27, EquAss-T2T_v2, whole genome shotgun sequence genome:
- the EIF4EBP1 gene encoding eukaryotic translation initiation factor 4E-binding protein 1, with translation MSRGSSCSQTPSRAIPATRRVVLGDGVQLPPGDYSTTPGGTLFSTTPGGTRIIYDRKFLMECRNSPVTKTPPRDLPTIPGVTSPASDEPPTEASQNHLRNSPEDKPAGGEESQFEMDI, from the exons ATGTCCCGGGGCAGCAGTTGCAGCCAGACCCCAAGCCGGGCCATCCCCGCCACTCGCCGGGTGGTCCTCGGCGACGGCGTGCAGCTGCCGCCTGGGGACTACAGCACCACCCCCGGCGGCACGCTCTTCAGCACCACCCCGGGAG GTACCAGGATCATCTACGACCGGAAGTTCCTGATGGAGTGTCGGAATTCACCTGTGACCAAAACACCCCCAAGGGACCTGCCCACCATTCCTGGGGTCACCAGCCCTGCCAGTGATGAGCCCCCGACAGaagccagccagaaccacctgcgcAACAGCCCAGAAGATAAGCCAGCGGGCG GTGAAGAGTCACAGTTTGAGATGGACATTTAG